Proteins encoded within one genomic window of Chloroflexota bacterium:
- a CDS encoding aldo/keto reductase yields the protein MRYVQLGRTGLKVSEACLGTNMFGNVADEAASRAMVDAAIDAGINFIDTADMYASGRSEEYLGKAIQGRRGSLVIATKVRGAMGPGPNDEGLSRRHIMDGAEASLHRLGIDTIDLYQMHWPDAHTPLEETLRALDDLIAQGKVRYIGVSNFEAWRIMQALWISDRHGHEPFVCLQPHYSLINREIEAETLPMCHEQGIAVIPYSPTAGGFLTGKYKRGEPLPEGTRGARNPQFAKRFTEANWAALDRLQAMAQAKGCGPHHLALAWVAAHPAVTAPIVGCSNADQLRDNLKYLDYRLTPAERKQLSGE from the coding sequence ATGCGCTATGTGCAACTGGGCCGTACCGGCCTGAAAGTCTCCGAGGCGTGCCTCGGCACCAACATGTTTGGCAACGTCGCCGACGAAGCGGCGTCGCGGGCGATGGTGGACGCGGCCATCGATGCCGGCATCAACTTCATCGACACCGCCGATATGTACGCCAGCGGGCGGTCGGAAGAGTATCTGGGCAAGGCGATTCAGGGGCGGCGCGGCAGCCTCGTGATCGCCACGAAGGTGCGCGGCGCGATGGGCCCGGGGCCCAACGACGAGGGATTGTCGCGCCGGCACATCATGGACGGCGCGGAGGCCAGCCTGCACCGGCTCGGCATCGACACCATCGACCTGTACCAGATGCACTGGCCGGACGCACACACGCCGCTCGAAGAGACGCTGCGCGCGCTCGACGACCTCATCGCGCAGGGCAAGGTGCGCTACATCGGGGTCTCCAACTTCGAGGCGTGGCGGATCATGCAGGCGCTCTGGATCAGCGACCGGCACGGCCACGAGCCGTTCGTCTGCCTGCAGCCGCACTACAGCCTGATCAATCGCGAGATCGAAGCCGAGACGCTTCCGATGTGCCACGAACAGGGCATCGCGGTGATCCCGTACAGCCCGACGGCCGGCGGCTTCCTGACCGGCAAGTACAAGCGCGGCGAGCCGCTGCCGGAGGGCACGCGCGGCGCGCGCAACCCGCAGTTTGCCAAGCGCTTCACCGAGGCCAACTGGGCCGCGCTCGACCGCCTGCAGGCGATGGCGCAGGCCAAGGGCTGCGGGCCGCATCACCTCGCGCTGGCATGGGTGGCCGCGCACCCGGCCGTCACCGCGCCGATCGTCGGCTGCAGCAACGCCGACCAACTGCGCGACAATTTGAAGTATCTCGATTACCGGCTCACGCCCGCAGAGCGCAAACAGCTCTCCGGCGAGTGA
- a CDS encoding peptide ABC transporter substrate-binding protein: MKFRISWLLLAAALFALAACGTTGTPAPTSAPAAQATKPAAGATAPAAAATPTAVAPKKGGKITMAVWQSPVTLNPLLGTQTVMNEVNIFVLEGMTKVLADGSRIASLAKEVPSVQNGGVSADGKTVTYKLKEGLKLSDGTSFTCEDVKFHWQATMTKDVGVSSTTGYSDIDTVECPDPLTAVVKYKTFFAPYLTLFNEIVPRVAGDPKDMKNWAFNRKPVGTGPFMVKEFKADDFITLDRNPNYREKDKPYLDQLIIRIVPSSEVALQLLKSGEVDIMWNNTEAELPELEKLPGIKVSQPLQIGGERIFLNLAENKDPSDPKTKHPILSDIKVRQALEYAINKQVIIDKLLFGKAKPGTSELNAGYWDCKATPRAFDANKAKQLLDEAGWKPGADGIRVKDGQRLRLKYSTTSGNKLREDSQVLIVENWKAVGIEAYIENAPSAVVIGTWDAASPRRRGNFDLIMYTTNAGEDPHSQMVNLFASWVIPSVDNKGGLNYTRFNDPAVDDLLKKAAAEPDTVKRKDMYCQVVKAGQDATNMIYLYQRLDIDSYRDRLQGWVENAWDNNGWNAENWWVSK; this comes from the coding sequence ATGAAGTTCCGTATATCCTGGCTGCTGCTGGCCGCCGCGCTGTTCGCGCTGGCCGCCTGCGGCACGACGGGGACGCCCGCGCCCACGAGCGCCCCGGCCGCCCAGGCCACCAAACCCGCGGCCGGCGCGACCGCGCCCGCCGCAGCCGCCACACCGACGGCCGTCGCCCCGAAAAAAGGCGGCAAGATCACTATGGCGGTCTGGCAGTCGCCCGTCACGCTGAACCCGCTGCTGGGCACGCAAACAGTCATGAACGAGGTCAACATCTTCGTGCTCGAAGGCATGACCAAAGTGCTCGCTGATGGCTCGCGCATCGCCAGCCTGGCCAAAGAAGTGCCGTCCGTTCAGAACGGCGGCGTCAGCGCCGACGGCAAGACCGTTACGTATAAACTCAAGGAAGGCTTGAAACTTTCCGACGGCACGTCGTTCACCTGCGAAGACGTCAAGTTCCATTGGCAGGCCACCATGACCAAGGACGTCGGCGTCAGCTCGACGACCGGGTATTCCGACATCGACACGGTCGAATGCCCCGACCCCCTGACTGCGGTCGTCAAATACAAGACCTTCTTCGCGCCCTACCTGACGCTGTTCAACGAGATCGTGCCCAGGGTCGCGGGCGACCCGAAGGACATGAAGAACTGGGCGTTCAACCGCAAGCCGGTCGGCACGGGCCCGTTCATGGTCAAGGAGTTCAAGGCCGACGATTTCATCACGCTCGATCGCAACCCGAACTACCGCGAGAAGGACAAGCCGTACCTCGACCAGCTCATCATCCGCATCGTCCCGTCGTCGGAAGTCGCGCTGCAGTTGCTGAAGTCGGGCGAAGTGGACATCATGTGGAACAACACCGAGGCCGAACTGCCGGAACTGGAGAAGCTGCCCGGCATCAAGGTGTCACAGCCGCTGCAGATCGGCGGCGAGCGCATCTTCCTCAACCTGGCGGAGAACAAAGACCCGTCCGATCCGAAGACCAAGCACCCGATCCTGTCGGACATCAAGGTGCGCCAGGCGCTGGAGTATGCGATCAACAAGCAGGTGATCATCGATAAATTGCTGTTCGGCAAGGCTAAGCCGGGCACCAGCGAATTGAATGCGGGTTACTGGGACTGCAAGGCGACACCGCGCGCCTTCGATGCGAACAAGGCCAAACAACTGCTCGACGAAGCCGGCTGGAAGCCGGGCGCCGATGGCATCCGCGTGAAGGACGGCCAGCGCCTGCGCTTGAAGTACAGCACGACCAGCGGCAACAAGCTGCGCGAGGATTCGCAGGTGCTGATCGTGGAGAACTGGAAGGCCGTCGGTATCGAAGCGTACATCGAGAATGCGCCGTCCGCGGTTGTGATCGGCACGTGGGACGCGGCCTCGCCGCGCCGTCGCGGCAATTTCGACCTGATCATGTACACGACCAATGCCGGCGAAGACCCGCACTCGCAGATGGTCAACCTGTTCGCCTCGTGGGTGATCCCAAGCGTGGACAACAAGGGCGGGTTGAACTATACGCGGTTCAACGATCCGGCGGTGGACGACCTGCTCAAGAAGGCCGCCGCCGAGCCGGACACCGTCAAGCGCAAGGACATGTACTGCCAGGTCGTCAAGGCCGGGCAGGACGCGACCAACATGATCTACCTGTATCAGCGGCTCGACATCGATTCGTACCGCGACCGCCTGCAGGGCTGGGTTGAGAACGCGTGGGACAACAACGGCTGGAACGCCGAAAACTGGTGGGTTTCGAAATAA
- a CDS encoding ABC transporter permease, which yields MTNFIIRRFIQAVPLLVLISFAVFTLMNLIPGGPMAAYQNNPNISPEDLARLQAELGLDAPLPVRYLRWLGSVLSGDLGISEITRRPAMTEIIEKLPNTLYLQLPAFLLALLLAIPAGILAAIRQYSWFDYLTTTIAFVGQSIPLFWLGLILIIVFNVMLRNPDGGPLLPGGGMFTIGDPNPTLEDRLLHLVMPMGVLTFFSLGSHLRYMRAGMLDVISQDYIRTAHAKGLRERLVILRHAIKNAILPLVTIIGLEIPGLFAGAIITETIFSWPGMGRLFFNSIDRGDYAVMMGILMLSATLIVLFGLITDIVYGFLDPRIRFD from the coding sequence ATGACCAACTTCATCATCCGGCGCTTCATCCAGGCCGTGCCCCTGCTCGTGCTCATCAGCTTTGCCGTGTTCACGCTGATGAACCTGATTCCGGGCGGTCCAATGGCCGCGTACCAGAACAACCCCAACATCTCGCCCGAGGACCTCGCGCGCCTGCAGGCCGAGCTCGGGCTCGACGCGCCGCTGCCGGTGCGCTACCTGCGCTGGCTCGGCAGCGTGCTGTCGGGCGATCTCGGCATCTCAGAGATCACGCGCCGCCCGGCGATGACCGAGATCATCGAGAAACTGCCCAACACCCTTTATCTGCAACTGCCCGCGTTTCTACTGGCGCTGCTGCTTGCGATTCCGGCCGGCATCCTGGCCGCGATTCGCCAGTACTCGTGGTTCGATTACCTGACGACGACCATCGCGTTTGTCGGCCAGTCGATCCCTCTGTTCTGGCTTGGACTTATCCTCATTATCGTTTTCAATGTCATGCTCAGAAACCCGGATGGCGGGCCGCTGCTGCCGGGCGGCGGCATGTTCACCATCGGCGATCCGAACCCGACGCTCGAAGACCGGCTGCTGCACCTGGTCATGCCGATGGGCGTGCTGACGTTCTTCAGCCTCGGCTCGCACCTGCGTTACATGCGCGCCGGCATGCTCGACGTCATCAGCCAGGACTACATCCGCACGGCGCACGCCAAGGGCCTGCGCGAGCGGCTGGTGATCCTGCGGCACGCGATCAAGAACGCGATCCTGCCGCTGGTGACGATCATCGGCCTGGAGATTCCCGGCCTGTTCGCCGGCGCGATTATCACCGAAACGATCTTCTCCTGGCCGGGCATGGGCCGGCTGTTCTTCAATTCGATCGACCGCGGCGACTATGCCGTGATGATGGGCATCCTGATGCTGAGCGCGACGCTGATCGTGCTCTTCGGGCTTATCACCGACATCGTGTACGGGTTCCTCGACCCGCGTATCCGCTTCGACTAA
- a CDS encoding ABC transporter permease — protein sequence MNPPSAAAFAEVSRGQRTLREIVWRRFTRHRTGVAGAVTIVLIVACCILIPFVLQYDPKTNVDIMREPPSAAHLFGTDELGRDLLMRIWVGGQVSLRIGFATMLIAILIGTVVGALSGFYGGWVDIFLMRFTDFMLSIPQLFLLLIFAQLLRGLNSPELSGSEIPIVIIIGVLSWMGVARVVRGQFLALKRKEFVEAAIMSGSHNPRIIFRHILPNAASPIIVAATLRIGQAIITESTLSFLGFGVQPPAATWGNMLKNAQGQMTYAPWTAVFPGLFILLTVLSINYVGDGLRDALDPRHVD from the coding sequence ATGAACCCGCCGAGCGCGGCGGCCTTTGCCGAAGTCTCGCGCGGCCAGCGCACCCTGCGCGAGATCGTCTGGCGCCGCTTCACCAGGCACCGCACCGGCGTCGCCGGCGCGGTCACGATCGTGCTGATCGTCGCCTGCTGCATCCTCATACCGTTCGTCCTGCAGTACGATCCAAAGACCAACGTCGATATCATGCGCGAGCCGCCCTCGGCGGCGCACCTGTTCGGCACCGACGAGCTGGGCCGCGACCTGCTGATGCGTATCTGGGTCGGCGGACAGGTGTCGCTGCGCATCGGTTTCGCGACGATGCTGATCGCCATCCTGATCGGCACGGTCGTCGGCGCGCTGTCCGGCTTCTATGGCGGCTGGGTCGACATCTTCCTGATGCGCTTCACCGATTTCATGCTCTCCATCCCGCAGTTGTTCCTGCTGCTGATCTTCGCGCAGTTGCTGCGCGGCCTGAACAGTCCCGAGCTCAGTGGCAGCGAGATCCCGATCGTCATCATCATCGGCGTGCTGTCGTGGATGGGCGTGGCGCGCGTGGTGCGCGGCCAGTTCCTCGCGCTGAAGCGCAAGGAGTTCGTCGAGGCCGCCATCATGTCCGGCTCGCACAACCCGCGCATCATCTTCCGGCACATCCTGCCGAACGCCGCCAGCCCGATCATCGTGGCCGCCACGCTGCGCATCGGCCAGGCGATCATCACCGAGTCCACCTTGTCGTTTCTCGGCTTCGGCGTCCAGCCGCCCGCCGCAACGTGGGGCAACATGCTCAAGAACGCACAGGGGCAGATGACCTACGCGCCGTGGACCGCCGTCTTCCCCGGCCTGTTCATCCTGTTGACCGTGCTGTCGATCAACTACGTCGGCGACGGCCTGCGCGACGCGCTCGACCCGCGCCACGTGGATTAA
- a CDS encoding M28 family peptidase, translated as MNWTELDRYLIGEAWTSADAYPNLEALCDIGSRFAGSPGGRAARDFILDRFKAYGLANARTEPFDFLVWTRGECSLKISAPVERVMRSAISLVYSPNAAHLRGEVVDCGIGSEADFARGTGVAHWDDAVARQLLAGKIAMVTTANPEQGRIIHRREKYGRAVSAGAIGFIYVNHTPGMLAETGSLRPGRLAEIAAVGLSYEDGWEIARQCKRGRVEAELHIQNRAEPGQGYHVVGEIIGQSDETVVAGAHYDGHDISQGAIDDGTGAVVVLELARILGSLSGRLRRTVRLIAFDAEELGVLGSTLYVDAQARANALGRVALMLNLDGASGPVSSHGFLTHGFADTDAVLRQLAQSFGYRLALRDRVVTATDSFPFFMQGIPALHFTARTENPALGRGFGHTAADTLDKVSEVDIKAAVMTVSRMLARLADHAGLLGARKSRDEIKQVLIDQDLERPLRAQDKWPF; from the coding sequence ATGAACTGGACTGAACTCGACCGCTACCTGATCGGCGAAGCTTGGACCTCTGCCGACGCCTACCCCAACCTGGAAGCGCTGTGCGACATCGGCTCGCGCTTCGCCGGATCGCCCGGCGGCCGCGCCGCCCGCGACTTCATCCTCGACCGCTTCAAGGCGTACGGCCTGGCGAACGCGCGCACCGAGCCGTTCGACTTCCTTGTCTGGACGCGCGGCGAGTGCAGCCTGAAGATCAGCGCTCCGGTCGAGCGTGTCATGCGCTCGGCGATCTCGCTCGTCTACTCGCCCAACGCCGCTCACCTGCGCGGTGAGGTCGTGGACTGCGGCATTGGCTCGGAAGCGGACTTCGCGCGCGGCACCGGCGTTGCGCATTGGGACGACGCGGTCGCCCGGCAGTTGCTGGCCGGCAAGATCGCCATGGTCACCACGGCCAACCCGGAACAGGGGCGCATCATCCACCGCCGCGAGAAGTACGGGCGCGCCGTCTCGGCGGGCGCCATCGGGTTCATCTACGTCAATCACACGCCCGGCATGCTGGCCGAAACCGGCTCGCTGCGCCCCGGGCGGCTGGCGGAGATCGCGGCCGTCGGCCTGTCGTACGAGGATGGCTGGGAGATCGCGCGCCAGTGCAAGCGCGGGCGCGTCGAAGCCGAGTTGCACATCCAGAACCGCGCCGAGCCGGGGCAGGGCTACCATGTTGTCGGCGAAATCATCGGGCAGAGCGACGAAACCGTCGTCGCGGGCGCGCACTATGACGGCCACGACATCTCGCAGGGCGCGATAGATGACGGCACCGGCGCGGTCGTTGTGCTGGAACTGGCGCGCATCCTCGGCAGCCTATCCGGCCGCCTGCGCCGCACGGTGCGGCTGATCGCGTTCGATGCCGAGGAACTGGGCGTCCTCGGCTCCACCCTCTACGTCGACGCGCAAGCACGCGCGAATGCGCTTGGCCGCGTGGCGCTGATGCTGAACCTCGACGGCGCGTCGGGGCCGGTTTCGTCGCACGGCTTCCTGACGCATGGCTTCGCCGACACGGATGCCGTGCTGCGCCAACTCGCCCAGTCGTTCGGCTACCGGCTGGCGCTGCGCGACCGGGTCGTGACCGCCACCGATTCGTTCCCGTTCTTCATGCAGGGCATCCCGGCGCTGCACTTCACCGCGCGCACGGAGAACCCCGCGCTGGGTCGCGGCTTCGGCCACACGGCCGCCGACACGCTCGACAAGGTTTCCGAAGTGGACATCAAGGCCGCCGTGATGACCGTCTCGCGCATGCTGGCGCGGCTGGCCGACCACGCGGGACTGCTGGGCGCGCGCAAGAGCCGCGACGAGATCAAGCAGGTGCTGATCGACCAGGACCTGGAGCGCCCGCTGCGCGCGCAGGACAAATGGCCATTCTAA
- a CDS encoding M20/M25/M40 family metallo-hydrolase has protein sequence MTEFAEAFALVEARQAQTIERLRRIVGVNTVVPPGLNYDTLVDYLEPQFRAAGFATERVVVPPEMVAQIPLPLEGPRINLVATRASGQPEAVTIYAHMDVVPIEEGWQHDPFGGELDNGRIYGRGTADMKGTIASLLTALDIIRELKLPLRYDVHIIICTDEEIGVYPGAKYLAEQGYVKGHILCMEGAQDPIERLCSAGDVDFTITTIGKSCHSGSNFLGVNAIEEMAPIMNELLALKRVVEKRESESIAWPNPKAPSKFVTPMFNLDIIHAGVKSNIVPSSCALLVNRRYIPEERYEDVVAELLAAVERGRQQSKALDVKVEYVRAYPAVRYDETSSYRKRMREAFKQAQGYTDDQFKFAGGSGSTDMADIAEICHTDQFVNAGMGRQGESNAHGADENIRLADLLAHTKELIYYLCA, from the coding sequence ATGACGGAGTTTGCCGAAGCGTTTGCGCTGGTGGAGGCACGGCAGGCGCAGACCATCGAGCGGCTGCGCCGCATCGTCGGCGTCAACACGGTCGTGCCGCCGGGGCTGAACTACGACACGCTGGTGGACTACCTGGAGCCGCAGTTCCGCGCCGCCGGCTTCGCGACCGAGCGGGTCGTCGTGCCGCCCGAGATGGTCGCGCAGATCCCGCTGCCGCTCGAGGGGCCGCGCATCAACCTCGTCGCTACGCGCGCGAGCGGCCAGCCCGAAGCGGTGACGATCTACGCGCACATGGACGTCGTGCCGATCGAAGAGGGCTGGCAGCACGACCCGTTCGGCGGCGAACTGGACAACGGGCGCATCTACGGACGCGGTACGGCCGACATGAAAGGCACCATCGCCTCGCTGTTGACTGCGCTCGACATCATCCGCGAACTCAAGCTGCCGCTGCGCTATGACGTGCACATCATCATCTGCACCGACGAGGAGATCGGCGTCTACCCGGGCGCGAAATACCTCGCCGAGCAGGGTTACGTCAAAGGCCACATCCTGTGCATGGAAGGCGCGCAGGACCCGATCGAGCGGCTCTGCTCGGCGGGCGACGTGGACTTCACCATCACGACCATCGGCAAGTCGTGCCACAGCGGCAGCAACTTCCTCGGCGTCAACGCCATCGAGGAGATGGCGCCGATCATGAACGAACTGCTGGCGCTCAAGCGCGTGGTCGAGAAACGCGAGTCGGAGAGCATCGCGTGGCCGAACCCCAAGGCGCCGTCGAAGTTCGTCACGCCGATGTTCAACCTCGACATCATCCACGCGGGCGTCAAGAGCAACATCGTGCCGTCGTCGTGCGCGCTGCTCGTCAACCGCCGGTACATCCCGGAGGAGCGCTACGAGGACGTCGTCGCGGAACTGCTGGCAGCGGTGGAGCGCGGGCGGCAGCAGAGCAAGGCGCTCGACGTGAAGGTCGAGTATGTGCGCGCCTATCCGGCCGTGCGCTACGACGAGACCTCGTCCTATCGCAAGCGCATGCGCGAGGCGTTCAAGCAGGCGCAGGGCTACACCGACGACCAGTTCAAATTCGCCGGCGGCAGCGGCAGCACCGACATGGCCGACATTGCGGAAATCTGCCACACCGACCAGTTCGTCAACGCCGGCATGGGCCGCCAGGGTGAAAGCAACGCCCACGGCGCCGACGAGAACATCCGTTTGGCCGACCTGCTGGCGCACACCAAGGAACTGATCTATTACCTGTGCGCGTAA
- the lysA gene encoding diaminopimelate decarboxylase, with protein sequence MMNFQYRNGELHCEGVPLSAIAREAGTPTYVYSLDEIERRARAYLNAFPGALIAYAYKANANLAILRHLVALGVGADVVSGGELWRALKGGTPPQKIVFNGNGKTPAEIGYALDSGVLCINVDSAEELELVSDLARARGIVAPVAFRVNPDIDAQTHHHITTGLKESKFGVPIGEAGALYESARRLETVCIVGIHCHIGSQITRPGPMLEAAQSIKRFALDLQRDGIALPLINLGGGLGIPYHDENPMAPQEWATAVREAFGTETALQGSRLVLEPGRSMVGPAGALLATTVHVKRTSAKTFVVVDAGMNDLLRPALYGAWHEVRAARDGLPALTADVVGPICESSDVLAKDRELPAIRRGDLIAVMDAGAYGFAMASRYNQQPLPAEVVVQGERWQVSTRRETYEQMAERESS encoded by the coding sequence ATTATGAACTTCCAGTACCGCAACGGTGAACTGCATTGCGAGGGCGTGCCCCTGTCGGCGATCGCCCGCGAGGCCGGCACGCCGACCTACGTCTACTCGCTCGACGAGATCGAGCGCCGCGCCCGCGCCTACCTGAACGCCTTCCCTGGCGCGCTGATCGCGTACGCCTACAAGGCCAACGCCAACCTGGCGATCCTGCGCCACCTCGTCGCGCTCGGCGTCGGCGCCGACGTGGTCAGCGGCGGCGAATTATGGCGCGCGCTGAAGGGGGGCACACCGCCGCAGAAAATCGTCTTCAATGGCAACGGCAAGACACCCGCCGAGATCGGCTACGCGCTCGACAGCGGCGTGCTGTGCATTAACGTCGACAGCGCCGAGGAGCTGGAGCTGGTCTCCGATCTGGCGCGCGCGCGCGGCATCGTCGCGCCGGTCGCCTTTCGCGTCAACCCGGATATCGACGCGCAGACGCACCACCACATCACGACCGGATTGAAAGAGTCCAAGTTCGGCGTGCCGATCGGCGAGGCGGGCGCACTGTACGAGTCGGCGCGCCGGTTGGAGACGGTGTGTATTGTCGGCATTCACTGCCATATCGGCTCGCAGATTACGCGGCCGGGGCCGATGCTCGAGGCCGCGCAGTCGATCAAGCGGTTCGCGCTCGATCTGCAGCGCGACGGCATCGCGCTCCCGCTGATCAACCTCGGCGGCGGGTTGGGCATCCCCTACCACGACGAGAACCCGATGGCGCCGCAGGAATGGGCGACGGCCGTGCGCGAGGCGTTTGGCACGGAGACGGCACTGCAGGGCTCACGACTGGTGCTGGAGCCGGGTCGCAGTATGGTAGGCCCCGCGGGCGCACTGCTGGCGACGACCGTCCACGTGAAACGCACCAGCGCCAAGACGTTTGTCGTCGTGGATGCCGGTATGAACGACCTGCTGCGCCCGGCGCTGTACGGGGCGTGGCACGAGGTGCGTGCCGCGCGCGACGGCCTGCCCGCGCTGACCGCCGACGTGGTCGGGCCGATCTGTGAGTCGTCCGACGTGCTGGCCAAAGACCGCGAGCTGCCGGCCATCCGGCGCGGTGACCTGATCGCGGTCATGGATGCAGGCGCATACGGCTTCGCGATGGCGTCGCGCTACAACCAGCAGCCGCTGCCGGCCGAAGTCGTGGTGCAGGGCGAGCGCTGGCAGGTGTCCACCCGGCGCGAGACGTACGAGCAGATGGCCGAGCGCGAATCGTCGTAG